In Candidatus Sodalis pierantonius str. SOPE, one DNA window encodes the following:
- a CDS encoding YgjV family protein, with the protein MTLYWFAQAVGGLAFVVGITTFFNRNERRFKLQLALYSLIIGLHFFLMGANAAGMSAVLNTLRTLVSTRTRSVWAMLVFIALTLGLGLPKVRYGVELLPIVGTVASTWALFRCSGLTTRCVMWCSTACWVTHNIWLGSIGGSLIEGSFLIMNGLAIVRFHRLIKQGIDPFVTENRALPVQVPGR; encoded by the coding sequence ATGACGTTGTATTGGTTTGCCCAAGCGGTAGGCGGGCTGGCGTTCGTCGTCGGCATCACCACTTTTTTCAACCGCAACGAGCGCCGGTTTAAGCTGCAACTGGCGCTCTATAGCCTGATAATCGGCCTGCATTTCTTTTTAATGGGCGCTAATGCCGCCGGCATGAGCGCCGTACTGAATACGCTGCGCACGCTGGTTTCCACGCGCACCCGCAGTGTCTGGGCCATGCTGGTATTTATCGCTTTAACGCTGGGGCTCGGTTTGCCGAAAGTCCGCTATGGGGTCGAATTACTGCCGATCGTTGGCACGGTGGCCAGTACCTGGGCGCTGTTTCGCTGTAGCGGCCTGACCACACGCTGCGTGATGTGGTGCTCGACCGCATGTTGGGTTACCCACAATATCTGGCTCGGCTCCATCGGCGGTTCATTGATAGAGGGCAGCTTTCTTATCATGAATGGCCTGGCGATTGTGCGTTTTCACCGGCTTATCAAGCAGGGTATTGACCCCTTCGTCACGGAAAACCGCGCGCTGCCGGTTCAGGTCCCCGGCCGTTGA